A genomic segment from Bryobacteraceae bacterium encodes:
- a CDS encoding Nramp family divalent metal transporter, which translates to MLRSLPEVHASVSTTQTSFWRRMFAFAGPAYLVSVGYMDPGNWATDLEGGARFGYQLIWVLILSNAMAVLLQTLSARLGIVAGLDLAQACRESYPRPVNVSLWVLCEIAIAACDLAEVLGAAIGLNLLFGLPLLAGVLLMTLDTLLILWLSRFGIRWIEALILVLVATIGGCFLVEILLAKPSLGEMATGVVPRLTGESLYVAIGILGATVMPHNLYLHSALVQTRQIGKDTADKRLACKFNLIDSVVALNAALLVNGAILVLSAATFFKRGIAVTEIQQAHELLSPLLGSAAASALFAVALLASGQSSTLTGTMAGQIVMEGFLNFRMRPWLRRLITRMLAVVPAAITVWISGEEGTYRLLILSQVVLSMQLPFAVIPLIQFTSDRERMGEFASPAWVRVLAWVAAAIIVGLNLWLVVTTFGEWLTAAGTWQWLVGIVLTALSVFVAGLLAYVIAAPWLPRSWRQAGSPPVTVPEFALPGYPAPSYQRILVPLDHTERDRDAVAHSAALARAHKAKLFLVHVEEGVTSLVYGANAKTAEVATGEQYFDEIVEALRSQGLQAECIVRHSPRPGDEIVKVAAEVRPDLIVMGAHGHKWWKDLVLGTTIESVRHAVKAPVLIVRDEAD; encoded by the coding sequence ATGCTGCGATCGCTCCCCGAGGTGCACGCCTCCGTCTCCACCACCCAGACTTCGTTCTGGCGGCGGATGTTCGCCTTCGCCGGTCCGGCCTACCTGGTGAGCGTGGGATACATGGACCCGGGCAACTGGGCCACGGACCTCGAAGGCGGCGCGCGATTCGGCTACCAGCTCATCTGGGTGCTGATTCTTTCGAACGCCATGGCGGTGCTGCTGCAAACGCTTTCGGCGCGGCTGGGCATCGTCGCCGGGCTCGACCTGGCGCAGGCGTGCCGCGAGTCCTATCCGCGGCCGGTGAACGTCTCCTTGTGGGTCCTGTGCGAGATCGCCATCGCCGCCTGCGATCTGGCCGAAGTGCTGGGGGCGGCCATCGGATTGAACCTGCTGTTCGGCCTGCCGCTGCTTGCCGGCGTACTGCTGATGACGCTCGACACGCTGTTGATCCTGTGGCTGTCGCGGTTCGGCATCCGGTGGATCGAGGCGCTGATCCTGGTGCTGGTGGCAACCATCGGCGGCTGCTTCCTGGTGGAAATCCTGCTGGCGAAGCCGTCGCTGGGCGAAATGGCGACCGGGGTCGTGCCGCGGCTTACCGGCGAGAGCCTGTACGTCGCCATTGGGATTCTCGGCGCGACCGTGATGCCGCACAACCTGTACCTGCATTCGGCCCTGGTGCAGACGCGGCAGATCGGGAAAGACACAGCCGATAAGCGCCTGGCGTGCAAGTTCAACCTGATTGACTCCGTGGTGGCGCTGAACGCCGCGCTGCTGGTGAACGGCGCGATCCTGGTGCTCTCGGCGGCCACGTTCTTCAAGCGGGGCATAGCGGTGACGGAAATCCAGCAGGCGCACGAGCTGCTTTCACCGCTCCTCGGGTCAGCGGCGGCGAGCGCTTTGTTCGCGGTGGCGCTGCTCGCCAGCGGGCAGAGTTCCACGCTCACCGGAACCATGGCCGGGCAGATCGTGATGGAGGGGTTCCTCAACTTCCGGATGCGGCCGTGGCTGCGGCGGCTGATCACGCGGATGCTGGCCGTCGTGCCGGCGGCGATCACGGTATGGATCAGCGGGGAGGAAGGCACCTACCGGCTGCTGATTCTGAGCCAGGTGGTGCTGAGCATGCAGTTGCCGTTCGCGGTGATCCCGTTGATCCAGTTCACCAGCGACCGGGAACGGATGGGTGAGTTCGCCAGTCCGGCGTGGGTACGGGTGCTGGCGTGGGTGGCGGCAGCGATCATCGTCGGGCTGAACCTGTGGCTGGTGGTGACGACGTTCGGCGAGTGGCTGACGGCGGCCGGGACGTGGCAGTGGCTTGTGGGCATCGTCCTCACGGCGCTGAGCGTTTTCGTCGCCGGGCTGCTGGCGTACGTGATTGCCGCGCCGTGGCTGCCGCGATCTTGGCGGCAGGCCGGAAGCCCGCCGGTCACGGTTCCCGAATTCGCGCTACCCGGCTACCCGGCGCCTTCCTACCAGCGCATCCTGGTCCCGCTGGACCATACCGAGCGGGATCGGGACGCGGTGGCCCACTCGGCGGCGCTCGCGCGGGCGCACAAGGCGAAGCTTTTCCTGGTGCACGTCGAAGAAGGCGTGACGAGCCTGGTGTACGGAGCGAACGCGAAGACGGCCGAGGTGGCCACTGGCGAGCAGTACTTCGACGAGATCGTGGAGGCGCTGCGGTCGCAAGGGCTCCAGGCGGAGTGCATCGTGAGGCATTCGCCACGTCCGGGGGATGAGATCGTCAAAGTGGCGGCGGAGGTCCGGCCGGACCTGATCGTGATGGGTGCGCACGGCCACAAATGGTGGAAAGATCTGGTTTTAGGGACTACAATCGAATCAGTGCGGCACGCGGTGAAAGCACCCGTGTTGATCGTCCGCGACGAGGCCGATTGA
- a CDS encoding YfhO family protein, which produces MSEMVEMHHTGRARPPWLRRLAIPALLAAITIGFFWRLTLTNQYTWINGPDLARQVLPWFQFQAGELREGRIPLWDPYLFGGQPLLAQAQPGAAYPLNWLLFLAPLRDGWIQLTVLHWYFVAIHFLAVAFAYRLCRDCRFSRASSVAGAVIFGLGGFMGHNDWPQMLNGATWIPLVLLCLLRVARGERPWAAAAAGGLCLGLAFLAGHHQAPIYTALMAAGVWIWIIPRAKDWRRAALMAAAFFVIAGLVSGVQSLLALEYSNNAYRWVDAPAPVGPGDKVPYNVHEKYSLRPDLLLSIVFPNLVGPTDALAGIAALVLALCGVAFAWQRIEVRVAFGVWVGGLLFALGGSVLFHGLLYAILPLLEKARTPAMAAGVAQVGIAVLAAAGLDAIAAMSTEDRRRALTIAVRASAAFGVAVFIAWSAQYLLGRVTADPRTAATGLCALLTAGALAGWSRGAISNLAATAALIGIVLIDLGNGQASYLPHRDAGFRELTKIRNTAPIVEAVRKASAEPGQWGRVDFGSSPDLTYMGSGSPGDFYGIDSFHGYLASLTTTVVDAKLGDEQTRLRYGVRYVVASEPTGGWNELVAQTDEWKLWRNRKAFPRAWIERDGACGGADSVWVLRRESDRMVLWADAACAGRLVVSETVYPGWRAAIDGKASPIGTAHGSLRAVELTAGSHRVEMLYAPASFRWGLAMTLFGILLVPFAGALDARHKL; this is translated from the coding sequence ATGAGTGAGATGGTGGAAATGCACCACACCGGCCGAGCGCGGCCACCGTGGCTCCGGCGGTTGGCCATCCCGGCGCTGCTTGCCGCCATCACCATCGGCTTCTTTTGGAGGCTCACGCTCACGAATCAGTACACGTGGATCAACGGTCCGGATCTGGCGCGCCAGGTTCTCCCGTGGTTCCAGTTTCAGGCGGGCGAACTGCGCGAGGGACGCATTCCGCTGTGGGATCCGTATCTGTTTGGCGGCCAGCCGCTGCTCGCGCAGGCGCAGCCTGGCGCGGCATATCCGCTCAACTGGCTGCTCTTTCTCGCGCCGCTCCGCGACGGCTGGATCCAGCTCACGGTGCTGCATTGGTACTTCGTGGCGATTCACTTTCTGGCGGTGGCGTTCGCCTATCGCCTGTGCCGCGATTGCCGCTTTTCCCGCGCCTCGTCGGTTGCCGGAGCCGTGATCTTCGGCCTCGGCGGTTTCATGGGCCACAATGACTGGCCGCAGATGCTGAACGGCGCCACATGGATCCCGCTGGTGCTGCTCTGCCTGCTCCGGGTGGCGCGGGGCGAGCGGCCCTGGGCGGCGGCCGCGGCGGGCGGATTGTGCCTGGGGCTGGCGTTTCTCGCCGGGCATCATCAGGCGCCGATCTACACGGCTCTCATGGCCGCAGGCGTTTGGATCTGGATCATTCCGCGGGCCAAGGACTGGCGGCGCGCCGCGCTGATGGCGGCGGCTTTCTTCGTGATCGCGGGGCTGGTGAGCGGCGTACAGTCGCTGCTCGCGCTCGAGTATTCGAACAACGCGTACCGGTGGGTGGACGCGCCGGCCCCGGTGGGTCCGGGGGATAAGGTTCCTTACAACGTCCACGAGAAATACAGTCTGCGGCCGGACCTGCTGCTGAGCATCGTTTTTCCAAATCTCGTGGGGCCGACGGATGCGCTGGCGGGAATCGCGGCGCTGGTGCTGGCGCTGTGCGGGGTGGCGTTCGCGTGGCAACGAATTGAGGTCCGCGTGGCGTTCGGGGTGTGGGTAGGCGGGCTCCTATTCGCGCTCGGCGGCAGCGTGCTGTTTCACGGGCTGCTGTACGCGATCCTGCCCTTGCTCGAGAAGGCGCGGACCCCGGCGATGGCGGCGGGCGTGGCCCAGGTGGGGATCGCTGTGTTGGCAGCGGCGGGCCTCGATGCGATCGCCGCGATGAGCACCGAAGACCGGCGGCGTGCGCTGACCATCGCCGTTCGCGCCTCAGCCGCGTTCGGGGTGGCCGTATTCATCGCCTGGAGCGCGCAGTATCTGCTCGGACGAGTGACGGCCGATCCGCGTACGGCGGCCACCGGACTTTGCGCGCTCCTCACCGCGGGGGCGCTGGCCGGCTGGTCGCGCGGGGCGATTTCGAACCTCGCCGCGACAGCCGCGCTCATCGGCATCGTCCTCATCGATCTCGGCAACGGGCAGGCGAGCTACCTGCCGCATCGCGACGCCGGCTTCCGCGAGCTGACCAAGATCCGAAACACGGCGCCGATCGTGGAAGCGGTGCGCAAGGCGTCTGCGGAGCCGGGCCAGTGGGGGCGGGTGGACTTTGGCTCCTCGCCCGACCTCACCTACATGGGCAGCGGGTCGCCGGGTGATTTCTACGGCATCGACTCCTTCCACGGGTATCTCGCCAGCCTGACAACTACCGTCGTCGACGCCAAGCTCGGCGACGAACAGACGCGCCTCCGTTACGGAGTCCGCTATGTTGTCGCGAGCGAGCCCACCGGCGGCTGGAACGAGTTGGTGGCGCAGACCGACGAATGGAAGCTGTGGCGGAATCGAAAGGCGTTTCCTCGCGCCTGGATCGAGCGCGACGGCGCGTGCGGCGGAGCGGACTCGGTGTGGGTGCTTCGCCGCGAAAGTGACCGGATGGTGCTTTGGGCGGACGCGGCCTGCGCGGGGCGGCTGGTGGTCTCCGAAACGGTGTACCCGGGGTGGCGCGCGGCCATCGACGGCAAGGCGTCGCCGATCGGGACTGCGCACGGAAGCCTGCGCGCGGTGGAGTTGACCGCGGGCTCGCACCGCGTGGAGATGCTCTACGCCCCCGCGTCGTTCCGGTGGGGCCTGGCGATGACGCTCTTTGGCATTCTGCTGGTTCCGTTCGCCGGAGCCCTTGACGCCCGCCATAAACTATAG
- a CDS encoding FecR family protein, translated as MKRTRLLAMMLIAASPWAFAQVAQDDEYDQEEVGRGVARISLLNGDVSVRRGDAGDYTAAAINAPLVVDDRLITGANSYGEIQFDHSNMLRLAADSEARLAELENRRYMVQLARGTATFRVLRDQQADVEISTPSISVRPAKRGSYRVEVRDDGTTAVTVRSGEAEIYTPKGTERVTARHSIVARGTTSDPEFRDVDYQPEDDWDRLNDRRDRDLESSQSYKYVSRDVYGAEDLDRHGRWVNDAQYGYVWSPYASAGWAPYQAGRWVWVDWYGWTWVSYDPWGWAPYHYGRWYNHASYGWVWWPGGLRTRHYWRPALVGFFGWGGGGGFSLGVGIGFGRVGWCPLAPYERFRPWYGSRYYRGGYNNVTVVNNVNITNIYRNSRHSGGATVISGQDFQSGRVTGIRSLNSGELRSASLVQGPVPVAPNRTSRQFADRSVNVRSAETNGRFYSRRQPAAVDRVSFDEQRRGLETFARRGAEGTGATGGGWRNVGGGDAVANTGRRGAEGVGAAETGRGGGWRNAGQSAGAVSGGRTAESVGGRTAESGDRGGWRRFGEPSSTGAARSAEAAAGRAAESNSGSSRRMGDAGTSGRGAESDSGSWRRFGEPSVRSNSGSSGRTAEADSSGWRRLGSSQGSSRSDVESTGGFGSRRSAQPDVERSGGFGRSSENRSSDAATTDRGSWRRFDSSSNSSSSRSAESYGGRSSSSDSRVRITAPVVRERSSGSSSGRFGRSSERSSGGSVFGGSRSSGGFGGRSSESGVSRSGGFGGRSSAPSSGGRMSSGGSFGGGRSSGGGFSGGGGRSSGGGGGRSGGGGGRRR; from the coding sequence ATGAAACGAACCCGACTGTTGGCCATGATGCTGATCGCCGCGAGTCCCTGGGCTTTCGCCCAGGTGGCGCAGGACGACGAGTATGATCAGGAAGAAGTCGGGCGGGGCGTTGCGCGGATCAGTTTGTTGAACGGGGACGTTTCGGTGCGGCGCGGAGACGCGGGCGACTACACGGCCGCCGCGATCAATGCGCCGCTCGTCGTCGACGACAGACTGATCACCGGCGCCAATTCCTACGGCGAGATTCAGTTCGACCATTCGAACATGCTGCGCCTGGCGGCCGATTCCGAAGCGCGCCTGGCCGAGCTGGAGAATCGCCGCTACATGGTGCAGTTGGCGCGCGGCACGGCGACCTTCCGCGTGCTGCGGGACCAGCAAGCCGACGTCGAGATTTCCACGCCTTCGATCTCCGTTCGTCCGGCCAAGCGCGGCAGCTATCGCGTGGAAGTGCGCGACGACGGGACAACGGCGGTAACGGTCCGCTCCGGCGAAGCCGAAATCTACACGCCGAAAGGCACTGAGCGTGTCACGGCGCGTCACAGCATCGTCGCCCGCGGGACGACGTCCGACCCCGAGTTCCGCGATGTCGATTATCAGCCCGAAGACGATTGGGATCGCCTGAACGACCGGCGCGACCGCGATCTCGAAAGCTCGCAAAGCTACAAATACGTTTCCCGCGATGTTTACGGCGCGGAAGACCTGGACCGCCACGGCCGCTGGGTGAACGACGCGCAGTACGGCTACGTGTGGTCGCCGTACGCCTCGGCGGGCTGGGCGCCGTATCAGGCTGGCCGCTGGGTGTGGGTGGATTGGTATGGATGGACGTGGGTGAGCTACGACCCGTGGGGCTGGGCGCCGTATCACTATGGACGCTGGTACAACCACGCCTCTTACGGATGGGTGTGGTGGCCGGGAGGATTGCGCACGCGGCACTACTGGAGGCCGGCGCTGGTCGGGTTCTTCGGCTGGGGTGGCGGCGGCGGATTCAGCCTCGGCGTGGGGATCGGCTTCGGGCGTGTCGGCTGGTGTCCCCTGGCGCCCTACGAGCGGTTCCGGCCGTGGTACGGGTCCCGCTACTACCGCGGCGGCTACAACAATGTCACTGTGGTCAACAACGTGAACATCACGAACATCTATCGCAACTCGCGGCACTCCGGCGGGGCGACGGTGATCAGTGGACAGGACTTCCAGTCCGGCCGCGTAACCGGGATTCGCTCGCTGAACTCGGGTGAGCTGCGGAGCGCTTCGCTGGTGCAGGGGCCGGTTCCGGTGGCTCCGAACCGCACCAGCCGGCAATTCGCGGATCGCTCGGTGAACGTGCGGTCCGCCGAGACCAACGGACGGTTCTACAGCCGGCGCCAACCGGCGGCGGTGGACCGCGTGAGCTTCGACGAGCAGCGGCGCGGATTGGAGACGTTCGCACGCCGGGGGGCCGAAGGAACGGGCGCCACGGGTGGCGGCTGGCGCAACGTCGGCGGTGGCGATGCCGTTGCGAACACGGGACGCCGCGGGGCAGAAGGTGTGGGTGCGGCGGAGACCGGCCGCGGCGGCGGTTGGCGCAACGCCGGCCAAAGCGCGGGCGCGGTATCCGGCGGCCGCACCGCGGAGTCTGTCGGCGGCCGTACGGCGGAGAGTGGAGATCGCGGTGGCTGGCGGCGGTTCGGCGAGCCGTCGTCCACCGGGGCGGCGCGGAGCGCGGAAGCAGCCGCTGGACGCGCCGCCGAATCCAACTCCGGAAGCTCGCGTCGAATGGGTGACGCCGGCACGTCCGGCCGCGGCGCCGAGTCCGATTCGGGAAGCTGGCGGCGGTTCGGCGAACCTTCGGTCCGGAGCAACTCGGGCTCGTCGGGTCGCACCGCGGAAGCGGATTCGAGCGGCTGGCGGCGGCTTGGATCGAGCCAGGGCTCGTCGCGGTCCGACGTGGAATCCACGGGGGGCTTCGGGTCGCGCCGGTCGGCCCAGCCCGATGTCGAGCGCAGCGGCGGCTTCGGACGCTCCTCCGAGAACCGGAGTAGCGATGCCGCAACGACGGACCGTGGGAGCTGGCGGCGGTTCGACAGCTCGTCGAACTCGTCCTCGTCGCGGTCCGCGGAGAGCTACGGCGGCCGGAGTTCGAGCAGCGACTCGCGGGTGCGGATAACCGCGCCGGTGGTTCGCGAGCGATCGAGCGGGAGCAGCAGCGGGCGGTTCGGGCGGTCCTCGGAGCGATCGAGCGGCGGCTCGGTCTTCGGCGGCAGCCGTTCGAGCGGAGGCTTCGGCGGCCGTTCGAGCGAAAGCGGAGTCAGCCGGTCCGGCGGATTCGGCGGACGCTCCAGCGCGCCCTCCTCGGGCGGACGGATGAGCAGCGGTGGTAGCTTCGGCGGCGGACGCTCCAGCGGCGGCGGGTTCAGCGGCGGCGGCGGCCGTTCGAGCGGTGGCGGTGGAGGACGCAGCGGCGGAGGCGGCGGACGCCGGCGGTAG
- a CDS encoding alpha/beta hydrolase-fold protein, translating into MMRWTTFLLVAVCWAEEVPFSEVVKMARSASPKLAETIGAEKLQKGTGWFSHGPDFLFAVASPSRPELIVDDGAPVRMSKNKEGVWWATTKLATGRSHNFTYRVDGRPFGGAENMPAFGPDSYEKPGVPKGKLDGKHVHASKIYPGMKSDYWIYVPAQYDGSTAVAFMIWQDGQGLVNREMPTRAQIVWDNLTHEKRIPVMIHILVAPGMIGDRRMRSVEYDTMNDTYVKFIRDEIVPEVAKNYKLREDGYSHAIAGNSSGGICAFNAAYTHPEYFTRVLSRVGSFTSIQWQPGVLDGGNVYPFKIRKEPKKNIRAWLQDGSGDLENNHGSWPMQNVAMANSLKMKEYDFHFVWGNGSHSGSAGNAELPEEMIWLWRDYDPTKTSQQFTMDPAEKDKPYFRVKALNRE; encoded by the coding sequence ATGATGCGCTGGACAACGTTCCTCCTTGTGGCGGTCTGCTGGGCCGAAGAAGTCCCCTTTTCCGAAGTGGTCAAGATGGCTCGCTCCGCCTCGCCGAAGCTCGCCGAAACGATCGGCGCCGAAAAGTTGCAGAAGGGGACCGGCTGGTTCAGCCACGGTCCGGACTTCCTGTTCGCCGTCGCGAGCCCGTCGCGGCCGGAGTTGATCGTCGACGACGGCGCGCCGGTCCGGATGTCGAAAAACAAAGAGGGGGTCTGGTGGGCAACCACGAAACTCGCCACCGGCCGGTCCCACAACTTCACGTATCGCGTGGACGGCCGGCCGTTCGGCGGCGCCGAGAACATGCCCGCCTTTGGACCGGATTCCTACGAAAAACCGGGTGTCCCGAAAGGCAAGCTCGATGGCAAGCACGTCCACGCGAGCAAGATCTATCCGGGCATGAAGAGCGACTACTGGATCTACGTGCCCGCCCAATACGACGGGTCAACCGCCGTGGCGTTCATGATCTGGCAGGACGGCCAGGGGCTGGTGAATCGCGAAATGCCGACCCGCGCGCAGATCGTCTGGGACAACCTGACGCATGAGAAGAGAATCCCGGTGATGATCCACATCCTCGTGGCGCCGGGGATGATTGGCGACCGGCGCATGCGGTCCGTCGAGTACGACACGATGAACGACACCTACGTGAAGTTCATCCGGGACGAGATCGTGCCCGAGGTGGCGAAGAACTATAAGCTCCGCGAGGACGGCTACAGCCACGCCATCGCCGGCAATTCCTCCGGCGGCATCTGCGCCTTCAACGCCGCCTACACACATCCCGAGTACTTCACGCGAGTGCTCTCGCGGGTGGGCAGTTTCACGAGCATTCAATGGCAGCCCGGCGTTCTCGACGGCGGCAACGTCTATCCGTTCAAGATCCGAAAAGAGCCGAAGAAGAACATCCGCGCCTGGCTCCAGGACGGCTCCGGCGACCTCGAAAACAACCACGGAAGCTGGCCGATGCAAAACGTCGCCATGGCCAACTCGCTCAAGATGAAGGAGTACGATTTTCACTTCGTCTGGGGCAACGGGTCGCACTCCGGCAGCGCCGGCAACGCCGAACTGCCCGAAGAGATGATCTGGCTGTGGCGGGACTACGATCCGACCAAGACGTCGCAACAGTTCACCATGGACCCGGCCGAGAAGGACAAGCCCTATTTCCGCGTGAAGGCCCTGAACCGCGAATGA
- a CDS encoding ATP-binding cassette domain-containing protein encodes MIRKQRRVLDRLSFEIPAGQHVAIVGPNGCGKSSLIKTITRELYPDPYEEDSFLEIMGQRRWNIFDLRPMLGIVSYDWLETCRRNNYPCREIVLSGFFASVGIWPNHTVTDAMERRTDEVMNLLEIAHLADRPLEEVSSGEARRVVIGRALVHGPKALVFDEPTNSLDIHATHALRELLRKLAGAGVTVLLVTHHLPDIIPEIERVIMLKSGTVFGDGAKAEMLTTARMSALFETPVEVEEHGGYYHAW; translated from the coding sequence GTGATTCGGAAACAACGGCGCGTGCTGGACCGGCTCTCCTTTGAGATCCCGGCTGGGCAGCACGTGGCCATTGTCGGTCCGAACGGGTGCGGCAAGTCGTCGCTGATCAAGACCATCACACGCGAGTTGTACCCGGACCCGTACGAAGAGGACTCGTTCCTTGAGATCATGGGCCAACGGCGCTGGAACATCTTCGACCTGCGGCCGATGCTCGGGATCGTTTCCTACGACTGGCTCGAGACCTGCCGGCGCAACAACTATCCGTGCCGCGAGATCGTACTCTCCGGCTTCTTCGCGAGCGTCGGCATCTGGCCGAACCACACCGTGACCGATGCGATGGAGCGCCGCACCGACGAGGTGATGAACCTGCTCGAGATCGCGCATCTCGCCGACCGGCCGCTCGAAGAGGTATCGTCGGGCGAGGCGCGCCGCGTGGTGATCGGACGCGCGCTGGTCCACGGGCCGAAGGCGCTCGTGTTCGACGAACCCACCAATAGCCTCGATATTCACGCCACCCACGCCCTGCGCGAGCTGCTGCGGAAGCTTGCCGGGGCGGGTGTCACCGTGCTGCTCGTAACCCATCACCTGCCCGACATCATCCCCGAGATCGAACGCGTGATCATGCTCAAGAGCGGTACCGTGTTTGGCGACGGGGCCAAGGCGGAGATGCTCACCACGGCGCGAATGTCGGCCCTGTTCGAAACGCCCGTGGAGGTGGAGGAACACGGCGGCTACTACCATGCGTGGTAG
- a CDS encoding tetratricopeptide repeat protein, which translates to MRGSGVLLLLAVAACSRAPQTNPESKPETRAGYAPAKACAGCHPAQWKTYQHTGMGRAFFKPTSERMVEDWVGANTFYHALSDRHYKFFRRDGRYFLRRHMIGYNGAETAVMEAEIHYVLGSGNHARSYLHRTPQNRLAQLPVGWYPDPTGKRPKGFFAMSPGYDRPGHLGFRRTIGFDCMGCHNGYPKVERVGVSDEPVFAGELPEGIDCQRCHGPGAEHVAVAAKGGEEARRTIVNPAGLDADRSAEVCMQCHLETTSFALPNMIQRVDRAPFSFRPGEPLERFAYYFDHAPGSGHDDKFEIVNSVYRLRQSKCFLGSGGKLSCLTCHNPHDVPRGEAAVASYRAKCQGCHAKAHNPSSDCASCHMPRRRTEDVVHAVMTDHKIVRRPPANALAPRQERREVEGDTSYQGEVVLYYPRTIADAAERDLYTSMAQVIQKSNLDAGADRMEAALKTHAPKAPEFYFVAAQARLAQRRLDDTVRLYEETLRRDAGYLPAQRSLGAVLLDRGDAARALTVLEAARTQFPNDPTTLHELGRAYRNAGRIDDAIAAVRKSIELDPAFPEAHNSLGGMLFERGDLASGEAAFRESIRHQPDFAEPHSNLGNLLARRQDAAQAEYHYKLAIQYNPKLVSAHYNYGAMLAALGRFGPAEEQIREAVRLTPDNAVSRELLGNLFARRGDWRGAEGHYREAIRIQPRFARAVLGLGTSLLAQGRVAEARTKLSEAAAMGDPSVRQEAMELLAETSR; encoded by the coding sequence ATGCGTGGTAGCGGCGTTCTTCTGCTGCTTGCGGTGGCGGCCTGTTCCCGCGCACCTCAGACGAACCCGGAGTCGAAGCCCGAAACGCGTGCCGGGTACGCCCCGGCGAAGGCCTGCGCGGGGTGCCATCCGGCGCAATGGAAAACCTACCAGCACACCGGCATGGGACGGGCCTTCTTCAAACCCACGTCGGAGCGGATGGTCGAGGATTGGGTCGGCGCGAACACTTTCTACCACGCGCTTTCGGACCGGCACTACAAATTCTTCCGCCGCGACGGGCGTTACTTCCTGCGCCGCCACATGATCGGCTACAACGGCGCAGAGACGGCAGTGATGGAGGCGGAGATCCACTACGTACTCGGCTCCGGGAATCACGCCCGAAGTTATCTCCATCGCACGCCGCAGAATCGATTGGCGCAGTTGCCCGTGGGCTGGTATCCGGATCCGACCGGAAAGCGGCCCAAAGGCTTCTTCGCGATGAGTCCGGGCTACGACCGGCCGGGGCATCTCGGATTCCGCCGCACGATCGGTTTCGACTGCATGGGCTGCCACAACGGCTATCCGAAGGTGGAGCGCGTGGGCGTGAGCGACGAGCCGGTCTTCGCCGGCGAGCTACCCGAAGGGATCGATTGCCAGCGCTGCCATGGCCCCGGCGCCGAACACGTGGCCGTGGCCGCCAAGGGCGGGGAAGAAGCGCGCCGCACTATCGTGAATCCGGCCGGGCTGGACGCCGACCGCAGCGCCGAGGTCTGCATGCAGTGCCACCTCGAAACCACGAGCTTCGCGCTGCCGAACATGATTCAACGAGTGGACCGCGCGCCGTTCTCGTTCCGCCCCGGCGAACCACTCGAACGCTTCGCCTATTACTTCGACCACGCGCCCGGCTCCGGACACGACGATAAGTTCGAGATCGTCAACTCGGTCTACCGGCTGCGCCAGTCGAAATGCTTTCTCGGCAGCGGGGGTAAGTTGTCGTGCCTGACGTGCCATAACCCGCACGATGTTCCGCGCGGCGAGGCCGCCGTGGCGTCCTATCGTGCGAAATGCCAGGGCTGCCATGCGAAAGCGCACAATCCGTCGAGCGACTGTGCTTCGTGTCACATGCCCCGCCGGCGTACCGAAGACGTCGTCCACGCGGTGATGACGGATCACAAGATCGTGCGCCGCCCGCCGGCGAACGCACTTGCCCCGCGCCAGGAGCGCCGTGAGGTGGAGGGCGATACTTCGTACCAGGGCGAGGTGGTTCTCTACTACCCGCGGACGATCGCCGACGCCGCCGAGCGGGACCTCTACACGTCGATGGCCCAGGTGATCCAGAAGAGCAACCTCGACGCCGGTGCGGATCGCATGGAGGCGGCGTTGAAGACCCACGCGCCCAAGGCGCCCGAGTTCTACTTCGTGGCCGCGCAGGCGCGTCTGGCGCAGCGGCGGCTGGACGACACGGTGCGGCTCTACGAAGAGACGCTGCGCCGCGACGCCGGCTACCTGCCCGCGCAGCGGAGCCTAGGCGCGGTGTTGCTCGACCGTGGGGACGCCGCCCGCGCTCTGACTGTGCTCGAAGCAGCCCGCACGCAGTTTCCCAACGACCCGACGACGCTGCACGAGCTCGGCCGCGCCTACCGCAACGCGGGCCGCATCGACGACGCGATCGCCGCCGTCCGCAAATCGATCGAACTCGACCCGGCCTTCCCCGAGGCGCACAACTCGCTCGGCGGGATGCTGTTCGAGCGCGGCGATTTGGCCAGCGGCGAGGCGGCCTTTCGCGAATCCATCCGCCACCAGCCGGATTTCGCCGAGCCGCACAGTAACCTCGGTAACTTACTCGCCCGGCGCCAGGACGCCGCGCAGGCCGAGTATCATTACAAGCTCGCCATTCAATACAACCCGAAGCTGGTGAGCGCGCATTACAACTACGGCGCGATGCTGGCGGCGCTGGGCCGCTTCGGTCCGGCCGAGGAGCAGATCCGGGAGGCGGTGCGACTGACTCCTGACAACGCCGTGTCGCGGGAACTGCTGGGCAATCTGTTCGCCCGCCGCGGCGATTGGCGGGGCGCCGAGGGCCACTATCGCGAGGCCATCCGTATCCAGCCCCGATTCGCGCGCGCGGTGCTGGGGCTCGGGACGTCGCTGCTGGCGCAAGGCCGCGTGGCTGAGGCGCGGACCAAGCTCTCCGAGGCGGCGGCGATGGGCGATCCTTCCGTGCGGCAGGAAGCGATGGAGTTACTCGCCGAGACGTCGCGGTAG